In the genome of Laspinema palackyanum D2c, one region contains:
- a CDS encoding SpoIIE family protein phosphatase, with protein sequence MDSFLDIFDLSLNKKGEELCGDRVRFRKTPEKTTIVLSDGLGSGVKANILATLTTEILISMLNEDVPLEEVIKTVIGTLPICQVRKIAYATFTILQIDNHTDLFKVINFDNPPPLYFDQGKLVKLDGKTEKILEKKITVYEGRLKEGDFLGCMSDGVLYAGLGVALNFGWGWDNVAHYIEGLFLTQTRNARRIVQKTIAETYSLYGGKIGDDATFVGVYVRQRNPLMIFTGPPLDNSHDPQYVERLLTFEGRKVVCGGTTGNIVAKYLGETIEMDISTMRRDLPPIGKLSAIDLVTEGILTLSKCLEVLKNCNCDITRLPSDQNGSVLLAKEILQADSILFMVGQKINEFYQNPLLPKNISIRRSLVEEVVKFLRDKQKEVTLEYC encoded by the coding sequence ATGGATAGTTTCTTAGATATTTTTGATTTAAGTTTAAACAAAAAAGGAGAAGAACTCTGCGGCGATCGCGTCCGGTTTCGCAAGACTCCGGAGAAAACCACTATTGTCCTTTCCGATGGATTAGGCAGTGGGGTTAAAGCGAATATTCTCGCTACTCTTACCACAGAAATTCTCATTTCCATGCTGAATGAGGATGTCCCGTTAGAGGAAGTGATTAAAACCGTTATTGGGACTTTACCGATTTGTCAAGTCCGAAAGATTGCATACGCGACCTTTACGATTTTACAAATCGATAACCATACGGACCTGTTTAAAGTTATCAATTTTGACAATCCGCCTCCCTTGTATTTTGACCAAGGCAAATTAGTCAAATTAGACGGGAAAACCGAGAAGATTTTAGAAAAAAAAATTACTGTTTATGAAGGCCGTCTCAAAGAAGGAGACTTTTTAGGATGTATGAGTGATGGGGTCCTCTACGCTGGTTTAGGGGTGGCCTTAAATTTCGGGTGGGGATGGGATAATGTGGCCCACTATATAGAAGGACTCTTTCTAACTCAGACGCGAAATGCCAGACGAATTGTCCAAAAAACCATCGCCGAAACCTATTCTCTCTATGGGGGAAAAATAGGAGATGATGCAACCTTTGTCGGGGTTTATGTTCGCCAACGCAATCCGTTAATGATTTTCACGGGTCCACCGTTAGATAATAGTCATGACCCACAGTATGTGGAACGCTTGCTAACGTTTGAAGGACGCAAAGTGGTTTGTGGCGGGACAACGGGAAATATTGTCGCCAAATATCTGGGAGAAACCATCGAAATGGATATTTCAACCATGCGGCGTGACTTACCCCCGATTGGCAAATTAAGTGCCATTGATTTGGTCACCGAAGGAATTTTAACCCTGTCCAAATGTCTGGAAGTTCTGAAAAATTGCAACTGTGATATTACCCGGTTACCCTCAGACCAAAATGGATCCGTGTTGTTGGCGAAAGAAATCTTACAAGCGGATTCGATTTTATTTATGGTGGGACAAAAGATTAATGAATTTTATCAGAATCCCTTGCTGCCGAAGAATATTTCAATTCGCCGTAGTTTAGTGGAGGAAGTGGTGAAGTTTTTGCGGGACAAACAGAAAGAAGTTACGTTAGAATATTGTTAG
- a CDS encoding PAS domain S-box protein: protein MVSSEKTLWELLWEYDPNGLIVLDKEMTIAVVNPAFCKMFNVTAEEMVGKPAVELLGTVDEFQRVWEKNEVIRGKEKEYPKYNLYVRQVLFSIRDQNAIACIMVDITDEWQRKKELFELKRETVAKVNEVVDNQMKVAQEIAGLLGETTAETKVSLLKILKLVERETL from the coding sequence ATGGTATCTAGTGAAAAGACCTTGTGGGAACTCCTGTGGGAGTACGACCCAAATGGATTGATTGTCTTGGATAAGGAGATGACGATCGCCGTTGTTAATCCAGCATTTTGCAAAATGTTTAATGTAACGGCAGAGGAAATGGTGGGGAAACCGGCAGTTGAGTTGTTGGGGACGGTGGATGAGTTTCAACGAGTCTGGGAAAAGAATGAAGTAATTCGGGGGAAAGAGAAAGAATATCCCAAGTACAATCTGTATGTGCGTCAGGTCCTGTTTTCAATTCGAGACCAGAATGCGATCGCCTGCATCATGGTGGATATTACGGACGAGTGGCAACGGAAGAAAGAGTTATTTGAACTGAAGCGAGAAACCGTTGCCAAAGTGAATGAAGTGGTGGATAACCAGATGAAAGTCGCCCAGGAAATTGCCGGGTTGCTGGGAGAAACTACAGCGGAAACCAAAGTCAGTTTATTAAAAATTCTGAAACTGGTTGAAAGGGAGACGCTTTAG
- a CDS encoding (2Fe-2S) ferredoxin domain-containing protein produces MTKENLYLCMGSACHQLGVYEVLPQLQELIVRYELQDKIELKGSFCLETCSVGIVMKFKEKVFTQINPENIESKFSDEILPSILAVVQ; encoded by the coding sequence ATGACCAAAGAAAATCTCTATTTATGTATGGGTTCTGCTTGTCATCAACTGGGAGTGTATGAGGTACTGCCTCAACTCCAGGAGTTGATTGTTCGGTATGAACTACAGGACAAAATTGAACTGAAAGGGTCGTTTTGTCTGGAAACTTGTAGTGTGGGAATTGTTATGAAATTTAAGGAGAAAGTATTCACCCAAATTAACCCAGAAAATATCGAGTCTAAGTTCAGCGACGAAATTTTACCCAGTATTTTAGCAGTGGTTCAATAG
- a CDS encoding Ni/Fe hydrogenase subunit alpha translates to MSKTIVIDPVTRIEGHAKISVYLDDAGEVEDARFHVVEFRGFEKFCEGRPMWEMAGITARICGICPVSHLLASAKTGDKIQAVKIPIAGEKLRRMMNLAQITQSHALSFFHLSSPDFLLGWDSDPAKRNVFGLIAADPDLARSGIRLRQFGQKIIELLGAKKIHPSWAVPGGVRSPLSEESCTWIRDRLPESRQTIETALGLFKTLLDRFSTEVETFGKFPSLFMGLVGKDGLWEHYDGKIRFTDSDGNIVADNLSEDDYESYLGEAVEPWSYLKFPYYKPLGYPNGIYRVGPLARVNICSRMGTEAADRELLEFRDRAGGVATSSFYYHYARLIEILCAIEHIEQLVNDPDIVSPRTRATAGINNLEGVGVSEAPRGTLFHHYKVDENGLIKKVNLIIATGQNNLAMNKTVTQIAQHFIHNNEIQEGMLNRVEAGIRAFDPCLSCSTHAAGQMPLHIELIDAKGTVVNQVYRQ, encoded by the coding sequence ATGTCTAAAACAATCGTCATCGATCCAGTTACCCGTATTGAAGGTCATGCCAAAATCTCCGTCTATTTAGACGATGCCGGAGAAGTCGAAGATGCCCGCTTCCACGTCGTCGAATTTCGCGGATTCGAGAAATTTTGCGAAGGTCGTCCCATGTGGGAAATGGCCGGAATTACCGCTAGGATTTGCGGAATCTGTCCCGTGTCCCACCTCCTCGCCTCGGCCAAAACCGGGGATAAAATTCAAGCGGTCAAAATTCCTATTGCCGGGGAAAAATTGCGCCGGATGATGAATTTGGCCCAGATTACTCAGTCTCATGCCTTGAGTTTCTTCCATCTGAGTAGTCCAGATTTTCTGTTAGGATGGGATAGCGACCCCGCGAAACGAAATGTCTTCGGATTGATTGCCGCAGACCCGGATTTAGCTAGAAGTGGGATTCGCTTACGGCAGTTTGGACAAAAAATAATTGAACTGTTAGGGGCGAAAAAGATTCACCCCTCTTGGGCGGTTCCCGGTGGGGTGCGATCGCCCTTGTCCGAAGAAAGTTGCACCTGGATTCGAGATCGCCTCCCGGAATCTCGGCAAACCATTGAAACCGCTTTAGGTCTATTTAAAACTCTCCTAGACCGCTTTTCTACAGAAGTCGAAACCTTTGGCAAATTCCCCTCCTTATTTATGGGGTTAGTGGGGAAAGATGGACTCTGGGAACATTACGATGGCAAGATTCGCTTTACTGATAGTGATGGCAATATTGTTGCCGACAATCTCAGCGAAGATGACTATGAATCCTACCTTGGTGAAGCAGTCGAACCCTGGTCTTATCTGAAATTTCCCTATTATAAACCCTTGGGATATCCGAATGGCATTTATCGGGTTGGACCTTTAGCAAGGGTGAATATCTGTAGTCGGATGGGAACCGAGGCAGCGGATAGAGAGTTGCTAGAATTTCGCGATCGGGCCGGTGGGGTTGCAACCTCTTCCTTCTACTATCATTATGCCCGATTAATTGAAATTCTCTGTGCCATTGAACATATCGAACAATTGGTCAATGACCCGGATATTGTTTCCCCCCGAACTCGTGCAACTGCTGGGATTAATAACCTAGAAGGAGTTGGGGTCAGCGAAGCACCTCGGGGTACTTTATTCCATCATTATAAGGTGGATGAAAATGGGTTAATTAAGAAGGTAAACCTGATTATTGCGACGGGACAAAACAACCTGGCGATGAATAAAACGGTGACTCAAATTGCCCAGCATTTCATTCATAATAATGAGATTCAAGAAGGAATGTTGAACCGGGTGGAAGCGGGGATTCGCGCCTTTGACCCTTGTTTGAGTTGTTCCACCCATGCAGCGGGTCAAATGCCGTTGCATATTGAATTAATTGATGCGAAAGGGACCGTGGTAAATCAAGTATATCGGCAGTAA
- a CDS encoding oxidoreductase has translation MDKIRLATVWLGGCSGCHMSFLDLDEWLIELAEKVDIVFSPVASDIKEYPENVDVCLVEGAVANEENMELLIEARKRTKFLISFGDCAVTANVPGMRNMLGKAETVLKRCYLELSDETRQLPHFPGIVPELLDRVRPVHEVVDVDLFMPGCPPSAQRILATVEPLLRGELPEMKGRPMIKFG, from the coding sequence ATGGACAAGATAAGACTCGCGACCGTTTGGTTAGGTGGATGTTCCGGTTGCCATATGTCCTTTCTGGACCTAGACGAATGGTTAATTGAACTCGCCGAAAAAGTCGATATCGTCTTTAGTCCCGTTGCCTCTGATATCAAAGAATATCCCGAAAACGTCGATGTTTGCCTCGTAGAAGGGGCCGTCGCCAACGAGGAAAATATGGAACTGCTGATTGAGGCGAGAAAACGCACCAAATTCCTAATTTCCTTCGGAGATTGTGCCGTAACTGCCAACGTTCCGGGGATGCGAAATATGTTAGGAAAAGCGGAAACCGTCCTCAAACGTTGCTACCTAGAATTAAGCGACGAAACCCGCCAACTTCCCCATTTTCCCGGCATCGTCCCCGAACTCCTCGATCGCGTCCGTCCCGTTCATGAAGTCGTCGATGTCGATCTGTTTATGCCCGGTTGTCCCCCTTCCGCCCAACGCATTCTCGCAACCGTGGAACCCCTCCTCCGGGGTGAATTACCCGAAATGAAAGGGCGTCCTATGATTAAATTCGGATAA
- the hoxU gene encoding bidirectional hydrogenase complex protein HoxU: MSVVTLKINGVDLAIEEGTTILDASKEAGIRIPTLCHLNGITDVGACRLCLVEIAGVNKMLPSCVTQVAEGMDITTDSDRLQEYRRMIVEMLFSEGNHVCAVCVANENCELQDLAIEVGMDHSRFPYRFPEREIDISHPQFGIDHNRCVLCTRCVRVCDEIEGAHVWDVAFRGAAAKVVTGLNQPWGTVDACTSCGKCVEACPTGSIFRKGSTVAEMTRDRNKLEFIVNARENKQWTR; this comes from the coding sequence ATGTCAGTCGTCACTTTAAAAATTAATGGAGTTGACCTCGCGATCGAAGAGGGGACAACCATTCTGGATGCGTCCAAGGAAGCAGGGATTCGGATTCCCACCCTCTGCCATCTGAACGGGATTACCGATGTGGGCGCTTGTCGGTTGTGTTTGGTGGAAATTGCCGGGGTGAATAAAATGTTGCCTTCCTGTGTGACGCAAGTTGCAGAAGGAATGGATATCACCACAGACAGCGATCGCCTGCAAGAATATCGGCGAATGATTGTAGAAATGCTGTTTTCTGAAGGCAATCACGTTTGTGCCGTTTGTGTTGCCAATGAGAACTGTGAACTGCAAGATTTAGCGATTGAAGTCGGCATGGATCACAGTCGATTTCCCTATCGATTTCCGGAAAGAGAAATTGATATTTCCCATCCACAATTTGGCATTGACCACAATCGTTGCGTCCTCTGTACAAGATGTGTCCGAGTTTGTGATGAAATCGAAGGGGCTCATGTTTGGGATGTGGCCTTTCGAGGGGCAGCGGCCAAAGTTGTCACTGGATTAAATCAACCTTGGGGAACCGTTGATGCCTGTACCAGTTGTGGTAAATGTGTCGAAGCTTGTCCAACTGGGTCAATTTTCCGCAAGGGTTCTACCGTTGCCGAAATGACTCGCGATCGCAACAAATTAGAATTTATCGTGAATGCCAGGGAGAACAAACAATGGACAAGATAA
- a CDS encoding NuoF family protein has translation MDLAELREIGEKERTAQKPIRVHCCTSTGCQAANSLGVKKNLENTCKEKKMGDRVQVVGVGCMGFCGRGPLVQIEAQNKLYEEVTPDDAASIIEAIAGGTASAAEGDPEHPFFARQMRIVRETSGKIDPERIEEYIAVGGYEPLYKAIHDLTPSETIDEVSKSGLRGRGGGGYPTGLKWATVAKMPGQQKYVICNADEGDPGAFMDRSVLESDPHRVLEGMAIAAYAIGASEGYIYVRAEYPLAIERLQKAIKQAKKYGILGSQIFDSPFDFKIEIRIGAGAFVCGEETALIQSIEGGRGNPRPRPPYPAQEGLWKSPTLINNVETFANIPAIIREGGAWYAGIGTEKSKGTKVFALTGQIRNNGLIEVPMGITLREIVEEMGGGVPNGKVKAVQTGGPSGGCIPASLLDTPVDYDSLVKIGSMMGSGGMVVMDEKTSMVEVARFYMEFCRGETCGKCIPCRAGTVQMYQMLTKILNREATLQDIVKLEQLCDMVKNTSLCGLGMTAPNPVMSTLRYFREEYLTLLKDSPNGKVPAGTAASITS, from the coding sequence ATGGATTTAGCGGAACTTAGGGAGATTGGCGAGAAGGAACGGACTGCCCAGAAACCCATCCGGGTACATTGTTGTACCTCCACGGGATGTCAGGCGGCGAACTCCCTCGGCGTCAAGAAGAATTTAGAAAATACTTGTAAAGAGAAGAAGATGGGCGATCGCGTCCAAGTGGTGGGCGTGGGTTGTATGGGATTTTGTGGGCGAGGGCCGTTGGTCCAAATTGAGGCCCAGAACAAGCTATATGAAGAAGTGACCCCGGATGATGCGGCGAGTATTATTGAGGCGATCGCAGGCGGGACCGCAAGCGCAGCAGAAGGAGACCCGGAACATCCATTTTTTGCGCGGCAGATGCGGATTGTCCGGGAAACCAGTGGGAAAATTGACCCGGAACGGATTGAGGAATATATCGCCGTTGGGGGATATGAACCCCTGTATAAAGCAATTCATGACCTCACCCCCTCGGAAACCATTGATGAGGTGAGTAAGAGTGGATTGCGGGGACGCGGTGGCGGTGGATATCCTACTGGGTTGAAGTGGGCGACGGTGGCGAAAATGCCGGGACAGCAGAAGTATGTGATCTGCAATGCTGATGAAGGCGACCCCGGTGCATTCATGGATCGGTCGGTGTTGGAAAGTGACCCCCATCGGGTGTTAGAAGGCATGGCGATCGCTGCCTATGCGATCGGGGCCAGTGAGGGATATATTTATGTGCGGGCAGAATATCCCCTGGCGATCGAACGGTTGCAAAAGGCGATTAAACAAGCGAAAAAATACGGGATTCTCGGTAGTCAAATTTTTGATTCCCCCTTTGACTTTAAAATCGAGATTAGAATTGGGGCCGGGGCCTTTGTTTGCGGGGAAGAAACCGCATTAATTCAATCCATTGAAGGGGGACGCGGCAATCCCCGTCCTCGTCCACCCTATCCCGCCCAAGAAGGACTCTGGAAGTCGCCGACGTTAATTAATAACGTGGAAACCTTTGCTAATATTCCGGCGATTATCCGCGAAGGCGGCGCGTGGTATGCGGGAATTGGGACCGAAAAGAGTAAGGGAACCAAAGTTTTTGCCCTCACGGGTCAGATTCGCAATAATGGACTCATCGAAGTCCCGATGGGGATTACCCTGCGTGAGATTGTCGAAGAAATGGGCGGGGGTGTCCCCAATGGTAAAGTCAAAGCGGTACAAACCGGCGGACCCTCTGGGGGTTGTATTCCAGCATCCTTGTTAGATACGCCAGTGGATTACGATTCCCTGGTGAAAATCGGGTCTATGATGGGGTCTGGCGGCATGGTGGTCATGGATGAAAAGACCAGCATGGTGGAAGTGGCCCGATTTTATATGGAGTTCTGCCGGGGTGAAACCTGTGGGAAATGTATTCCCTGTCGGGCGGGGACGGTGCAGATGTATCAAATGCTGACCAAAATCCTGAATAGAGAGGCGACTTTGCAGGATATTGTGAAACTCGAACAACTGTGTGACATGGTGAAAAACACCAGTTTGTGCGGGTTAGGAATGACGGCCCCGAACCCGGTGATGAGTACCTTGCGCTACTTCCGCGAGGAGTATTTGACCCTGTTGAAAGACAGTCCTAATGGGAAAGTTCCGGCAGGGACAGCGGCATCCATCACCTCCTAG